The genomic DNA TTCGTGCCGGCGTTCTCGGGACTCTTTGCGCCGTACTGGCGTTCGGACGCGCGCGGCGCGATCGTCGGCCTGTCGCGGTTCAACACCAACGCCCACATCGCCCGGGCCACACTCGAAGCCATCTGCTACCAGAGCCGCGACGTCGTCGACGCCATGGCCGCGGACTCCGGCGTCCACCTCGAGGTACTCAAGGTCGACGGCGGCATCACCGCCAACGAACTGTGCATGCAGATCCAGGCCGACGTGCTGGGCGTCGAAGTGGTGAAACCCGTTGTTGCCGAGACCACTGCGCTCGGCGCGGCCTACGCCGCGGGGCTGGGGGTCGGCTTCTGGTCGAACCCCGACGAGCTGCGCGCCAACTGGCAGGAGCACAAGCGCTGGGCGCCGTCGTGGGACGACGGCCAGCGCTCCGCCGGGTACGCCGGCTGGCAGAAGGCCGTCGGCCGCACCCTCGACTGGGTCGACGTCTCCTAGGGATTTGTGCACGATTTTCCGCGGTTGGCGCGGAAAATCGTGCACAAATCCCTGGCGAGAATTGGTGTCGGGGCATGCGTCTGCCCGCGGTTAGGCTGCTAGCCGGGGGATGGACATGGCTCGGGGGCAGGGCGCGCAACTGGAGGCCAGCGGTCGGCGTTTTGAGACGCGGCGGCTGATCCATGCGCTGGTGCGTGGTGACGCCGCGATGGTCGACGAACCGGTTCGTGCGCAATCGATTTCGTACGCGTCAGGATGGCTCGCCGGACTACTGGCGGTGGCGCTCTGCGCGGTGGTCGCGATCGCGTCGCCCACGGGCAGGCTGGGGGACGCGCCCATCGTCATGGTCCGGGACACCGGCGCGCTGTACGTGCGAATCGGTTCGACGTGGCATCCCGCGCTGAATCTCGCATCGGCCCGGCTCGTCGCCAGGTCCGCGGTCAACCCGGTCGCGGTCGACGCGGCGGCCATCGCGGGTGCGCCGCGAGGTCCTCTCGTCGGAATCCCCGGTGCACCAGCCGGATTGGGCCGGCCGCTCTCGGCGGCGTCGTGGCAGGTGTGTGACAGCGGGCGGACCACACTGATCGCCGGCGCGGACGCCGTCGGGCCTGATGGCGGGCGACCGATCCTGGCGACGGCAGCGGGGGAGCACCTGTCCACCACCTATCTGCTGTACGGGGGCAAGCGCGCGGCGGTGGACCTGCGGGACCTCGCGGTCGTCAGGGCACTGCGGCTCGACGGCGTCAGACCCCGGCCGGTGTCGCGGTCCTTTCTCGACCTGCTGCCCGAACTTCCCGCGATCACCGCGCCGCCGATCCCGGCCCTCGGCGGGACAGGGCCGGGCGGTTTCATCGTCGGGCAGGTGCTGCGGGTGAACCGCGCCGACGCCCCGGAACATCACGTGGTCCTCAACGGTGGTCTGCAGCGCGTCGGCGACGTGGCGGCCGACGTCATCCGCTTCACCCACGGCGTGACCGACGGTGACCTCCGCAGCGTGGCGCCCACTGCCATCGCCGCCATTCCGGCTGTCCATGACCTTGCCGTGTCGACGTTTCCGGATCGGGCGAACCCGCCCCTGCCGAGCGAGGCCCCGGTCTGCGCCCGTTGGCGATCGGACGACGGCCACGCCGAAACCGTTGTCGTGCAGGGTAAACCGGCGGCGGGAACGGTGCCGCTGGCGCAAGACGACGGCGACGGTCCGAACATCGACGCCGTGGCGATCCCGCCGGGCCGATACGCCTATGTGCACGCCACCGGGGTCGCCGGTGGCTCGGTGACCGGCCCGCTGTACCTGGTGTCCGACAGCGGCGTCCGGTACGGCATTCACGACGCCGACACGGCGAAATACGTTGGTGTGGAGGGTGCTCCGCTGCCCGCGCCCTGGCCGCTACTGGCCCGGTTGCCCGGTGGGCCTGAATTGAGTGTGGCGGCGGCGGAGGTGCTGCGCGACGGCCTGTCGCCATAGCGACCCAGCGGGTTTGCTCTGGTGGCCTCTGGGGCATTCCAGGTGCCATGACAGACCTGCCGACTTTCGGGGTGGAGGAAGAATTTCTCCTCGTCGATCACCGCGACGGTGCGCCCTCTCCGCGCAATCAGGCGGTCGCGGAGTACGCGGCTGCCCGCGGTGTCGACCTCCAGCTCGAGTTGACCAGGTGCCAGGTCGAGACCACGACCGCCGTAATGAGTAGCAGCGACGATCTGCGTGCGGAACTGACTCGGCTGCGCCGCGTCGCCACCGAGTCGGCCGAGGCACAGCGGGCGCGGCTGTTGGCCGTCGCGCTACCGCCGACCGTGCCGCACGCGTTCCCGGTGACGACTACCGAGCGTTACGGCCGCATCGCCGACCGCTTCGGCATGATCGCTCATGAGCAGGGCATCTCTGGATGTCACGTGCACGTCGCGGTGCCCAGCCGGGCGGCGGCCGTCGACGTCAGCAACCGGCTCCGGCCGTACCTGCACCTGCTCCTTGCGCTGAGCGCGAATTCGGCGATCTACCGCAGCGCCGACAGCGGCTACGCCAGCTTCCGCGGCGTGTTGTGGACTCGCTGGCCGAGCGCGGGGCCCCCGCCGTACTTCGACTCGGTCGAGAGCTATGACGCCGTGACCGATGCCCTGACGCGGGCCGGCGCCGTGCTCGACGACGGCATGCTCTATTGGGATGTGCGGCCGTCGGCCAATTTCCCGACCGTCGAGGTACGGGTGGCCGACGTGCCGGCAACAGTGGCCGAGACGGTGCTCCTGGCCACGCTCATCCGCGCCGCGGTGATGATGGCGCTGGACGGGAAAGAGCGTGGGGAACCCGTTCCACGCCTTGATGATTGGACACTGCGCGCCGCGCACTGGAAGGCGGCGCGTGACGGCCTCGACGGCGAGGCGATCGACCTGGCGGGCGACTGTTCGATGGCGCCGGCCCGGGTCCTGCTGGCCGGATTCATCGAGCACCTCCGTCCGGTGCTCGAAGCGCTGGGCGACTATGAGATGGCGCGCAACGAGTTGGCGCGCATCGCGGAGCAGGGCAACGGGGCCATGCGGCAATGCCGGGCCTGGCGAGGCCGCAAAGAGGTCGCCGATGTGATCGACGAACTGGCCACGGCCACGACGACTTTCGACGGCTAGTGCCCGTGACCGGCGGCGCCTACTGCCCGGAGGCGAGCGTCTCGGTGCGCGCGTCACCATCGTGCGGGACACCTATTGCCTTGGTGCGCTTGGCCTTCACCGTCAGCCAGACCGCTGAGATCAGAAAGTAGATCGCGCCCATCGCGGCATATCCGGCAAGGGTCTTGACCGATCCGGTGGTCGGCGTGTGAGCCTGGGTGATGAACAGACCGCCGACAAGCGCCGACTGGCCGCCGCTGAGGACCATTGCCCACTGCGCGCCGATTTTCCAGCGTCGAATGGCGGTGATGAGTTGCAGCAACCCGGCAAGGGTGGCCCACGCGCCGAAGACTGCGAGTACCCATGTCGTATCCGCGAACAGGGCGTAGGCAGCCACGACGGTGACGATCAGACTGACCGCAACGTTGATCAACTGGCTCCGGTTTTGCGTCAGTCCACCGCTTCGCGTGCCATCCCAGAAATTGGCCGCGGCGTCCCACAGCGGATAGAGGATGAGCCACCCGGCAGCCAGCGGCCGGCTGTGCTGCGCGAGCGTCAGCGCGACAGCTACCCAGGCGAAGGAGACGGCTGCGCGAACGAAGTAGTAGACCTTCAACCACTGCTCACGGTCGGTCTCGGACGGGCTGGCTTGGTGGATTGACATGATGGGTTTCCTCTCAATGATTTCGATCGCCGCGACGAATCGGTTTCGGCGGGTGCGCCGCATTGCTCACTTCGACGACTTGTTCGTCATTGGTGCTGCCGCCGTGGTGTTCACGCAGTTGCCGTCGGAGTGGAGCCCATCGCGTCGAGTCGGTTGACCAGAGGGGTTACGACGGTGGCGAACGTTGCGGCATCGCCGTAGGCGCGGGCGGACAACATCGCCCCGTGCACGGTGGCCATGAACATCTCGGCGTCGACACCGGGACTTGTCTCGATCCGAATCAGTTGCTGCTCGGCGCCCCGTTCCAGAACCGACGTCAGCCACGCCGACAGTGCGCGAAAGTGAGCGGTCACCTCGTCGGCGACTTGCTCTGGGAGCGAAGGTAGTTCGGCGGCCAGGAGAGCGCAGACGCAAAATGGATGACTCGCGTCCGCGATGCAGGCGCGCCAGTAATCGACGTAGCTACGCAGCATGCCGACGGGATCGCCGACGTGGCGTTCTATCTCGGCGATCCCGGCGAGGGCCTCCTGCCGGTAACGGCTCACCAGCGTCCGGACCAGATCGGCTTTGGTGGGGAAGTGGTGGTGAATGCTCGGCTTGCGTATGCCGATTTCGTTTGCGATGTCGGCGTAGCTGAATCCGTTGTAACCGCCGGCGATTATGAGTCTTTCTGCGTGAGTAAGGATTTCGTCTGCTGTCGACGGAGCTTGTGCCACGCGAGTCAGCCTACCTACTAGTAGGTAGGGGAGTCAAGGTGGCGGCGGGCGGATGCCAGCTTGGGCACTCAAACGATTTTCGGTCGCCTATCTCGGTGACCGGCGCCGCCCGGTCGCGGCGACAGCGGCCACCGCGATGCAGATTGCGGTGCCGAGGAAGGCGATGCGCCGCGACGGTCGATGATCGGAACCGGACGCCGGCGCGGTCTGCGCAGTCGACACCCGCGCCGGGGCGGGTGTCGGCACACCGCCGCTGACCGCGGCCAACGGGTCGACCACGCCACGGCCGATCTGGGGGTTCCAGCCGTCGGCCGGATGGCGCGCGGTGTCTTCGATGCGGGCCATCACCTGGCGGGCCGACAATTGTGGCAGTCGCGAACGTACCAGTGCGACAACACCGCTGACGAGGGGTGCGGCGTAGCTGGTTCCGGACAGCGGGCGTCCGTCCGGCCGGCTGTCGACCAGCCCGTCGCCCTGCGCGCTGAGCGAGACGACCGACTCGCCGGGCGCGGCGACGTCGACCCAGGGTCCGGCCAGACTGAATGGTGAAGGCGTACCGTTCGGGCTGACTGACCCGACGGTGAGCACGTAGTCGTCGTACCAGGCCGGGCTGACCACGGTGTGCACGGTGTCCCAGTCCGGTGTGCCCGGGCGCTTGGGATCGGACGACGGATTCTGCCCCGTGCACTCGCCGCTGGCGTTGCCCGCCGCCGCGACCACCACGACATTGCGGACATCGACCGCATAAGCCAGGGCGGCGCCCAACGACCGGTCGTCGAGCGGGTCCGCGGCGGGCATGCAGGCGACCGACGAGATGTTGATGACAGTGGCGCCCGCGTCGGCGGCCGAGCGCACCGCACGGGCGAGCGTCTCGACATCACCCACCCCTGATATCTCATGATCGTCGGTCAGCCGGAACTTGTTGCTGGACTGTCGAATCGCCAGGATCGTGGCGTCGGGTGCCG from Mycolicibacterium phocaicum includes the following:
- the eccB gene encoding type VII secretion protein EccB; protein product: MARGQGAQLEASGRRFETRRLIHALVRGDAAMVDEPVRAQSISYASGWLAGLLAVALCAVVAIASPTGRLGDAPIVMVRDTGALYVRIGSTWHPALNLASARLVARSAVNPVAVDAAAIAGAPRGPLVGIPGAPAGLGRPLSAASWQVCDSGRTTLIAGADAVGPDGGRPILATAAGEHLSTTYLLYGGKRAAVDLRDLAVVRALRLDGVRPRPVSRSFLDLLPELPAITAPPIPALGGTGPGGFIVGQVLRVNRADAPEHHVVLNGGLQRVGDVAADVIRFTHGVTDGDLRSVAPTAIAAIPAVHDLAVSTFPDRANPPLPSEAPVCARWRSDDGHAETVVVQGKPAAGTVPLAQDDGDGPNIDAVAIPPGRYAYVHATGVAGGSVTGPLYLVSDSGVRYGIHDADTAKYVGVEGAPLPAPWPLLARLPGGPELSVAAAEVLRDGLSP
- a CDS encoding glutamate--cysteine ligase 2; its protein translation is MTDLPTFGVEEEFLLVDHRDGAPSPRNQAVAEYAAARGVDLQLELTRCQVETTTAVMSSSDDLRAELTRLRRVATESAEAQRARLLAVALPPTVPHAFPVTTTERYGRIADRFGMIAHEQGISGCHVHVAVPSRAAAVDVSNRLRPYLHLLLALSANSAIYRSADSGYASFRGVLWTRWPSAGPPPYFDSVESYDAVTDALTRAGAVLDDGMLYWDVRPSANFPTVEVRVADVPATVAETVLLATLIRAAVMMALDGKERGEPVPRLDDWTLRAAHWKAARDGLDGEAIDLAGDCSMAPARVLLAGFIEHLRPVLEALGDYEMARNELARIAEQGNGAMRQCRAWRGRKEVADVIDELATATTTFDG
- a CDS encoding DUF308 domain-containing protein; translation: MRRTRRNRFVAAIEIIERKPIMSIHQASPSETDREQWLKVYYFVRAAVSFAWVAVALTLAQHSRPLAAGWLILYPLWDAAANFWDGTRSGGLTQNRSQLINVAVSLIVTVVAAYALFADTTWVLAVFGAWATLAGLLQLITAIRRWKIGAQWAMVLSGGQSALVGGLFITQAHTPTTGSVKTLAGYAAMGAIYFLISAVWLTVKAKRTKAIGVPHDGDARTETLASGQ
- a CDS encoding TetR/AcrR family transcriptional regulator encodes the protein MAQAPSTADEILTHAERLIIAGGYNGFSYADIANEIGIRKPSIHHHFPTKADLVRTLVSRYRQEALAGIAEIERHVGDPVGMLRSYVDYWRACIADASHPFCVCALLAAELPSLPEQVADEVTAHFRALSAWLTSVLERGAEQQLIRIETSPGVDAEMFMATVHGAMLSARAYGDAATFATVVTPLVNRLDAMGSTPTATA
- the mycP gene encoding type VII secretion-associated serine protease mycosin is translated as MRTLDRRCFPPGAWPVSALRRVIAVALTITIASAAPCAHAIAPKPVDHSQLPGPAAPAPPGRTEQSDRCATAKPADARPADQPDMLNLAAVWPLSRGSGQLVAVIDTGVARHRLLPRLVAGGDYVSSGDGTQDCDGHGTAIAGLIGAVAPDNGTFSGAAPDATILAIRQSSNKFRLTDDHEISGVGDVETLARAVRSAADAGATVINISSVACMPAADPLDDRSLGAALAYAVDVRNVVVVAAAGNASGECTGQNPSSDPKRPGTPDWDTVHTVVSPAWYDDYVLTVGSVSPNGTPSPFSLAGPWVDVAAPGESVVSLSAQGDGLVDSRPDGRPLSGTSYAAPLVSGVVALVRSRLPQLSARQVMARIEDTARHPADGWNPQIGRGVVDPLAAVSGGVPTPAPARVSTAQTAPASGSDHRPSRRIAFLGTAICIAVAAVAATGRRRSPR